The nucleotide sequence CATGAATCAGTAGCGGCCATGGCCAAGGCAGAAACGATTTTTTGGGATACGGGTAAAACATCTCCCAAGGCTATGGCCGCACGAATCCGATAGTCGGGATTACCGCTTTCCAAAGCCTGCAACAAAATAGGCACAGCTTTTTTGGAAGTTGGGCTGATGTTGACTAAGGCTTCCGCAGAGTTAAACTTTACATCTAAATCTTGAGCCTTGAGGCTTTTGCCAAGCGCAGGAATGCTTGCTTGTGCTACAGGCCCGATTTGCCCCAAAATTTTAGCAGCCGTGGCCCACACATAAAAATCCGTATCATTGAGCAAAACGACCAGATGGGGAACGGCTTCCTTGGCCCTTGGTCCCATTTGTATAAGAGAGTGAGCAGCCCTGCCGCTGATTCCCTTGTCGGGATTTTTTAGATCTTGAACAAGGCCAATAACATCTTTTCCCGAAGCGCTGGGGTGGGCATTCAAATCAGCATTAGTCAATCCAGAATATGCCTTTGCGGCTTTAGACGGCCTTGCTTCGGTATCTGTGATAGCGCATAAAGTAGAGATGCCTGAAAAAAATACCGCAAATACTAAGACACGCGGTTTTAATAATTTCTTGCACGGAACATCTGCAAGCAAGCCGATACTGCCCAAATTGATTGGAGACATTGTCGGATCATTTTATCTCTCTTTTAGCTAATTGTTTTTACATGAAATGCAGTGCAAATGCAGATGCTCTCTCTCTAAATCGGGCAGTGTTGGCATTATCTTCTTCCAATCTTTGCCCACAAAAATCCATCGATAATCCAAAGCAGCGCGGCGATTAACCACACGACCAAGGATAATAAAAGGGGCATCAACCAAAAAACCCATAAAATGTTGTATCGCAACAACCCTATGATTGAGGCTATGCGCGTCGCGTATAGGTATCTTCGCCAACCCATGTCTCGCATAATCAACAAAAAAAACTTAATCAACCCAAGCTCGATAGCCGGCCATCTAATCCAGAAAAAGCCCAACAAGGAAAAGAACCCAAAAACGACAAGGCTCGACCACCATCTCTCAAGGGGAATTTTAATTGCCGGAACGAAGAATGGGTGACGGATCGCCCAAGTCAAAGCTTTCATTAGCCAATGGCCCGCCTCAGCGAGGGAAATCTGGGAAAGCGACAGCGCCAGGGAGACCAGAAGCGCTCCCAGCATGCTGCAGCGCACCATTGGAAAAACCTTACCCAGGCGAAAGAGACTCGCTCCTCCAGCCTTCAAAATCTCCGTCATCCTCTTTCGCTCGGCTTGGGACCCGGCCAAGGGAAATGGCGCTTGTGGTATAAGCGTCCCCTGGATAAATGAACCAGGAATAAATCGCCTGACGAATCTGTCAGCCAATTGATAGCCATGATAGATTAGGGACTCCTGTTCGATCTGATTGAAAAGGTCTAAATCCGTTCTTAAATGCGCGATCTCCTCTTGATCCGGGTGAGCCGGAAGCGGCCTGGGCTGATTGGGGTCCGGTTTACCGTCATTGGGATTTGAATTCATATGGAAAAAAACGACGGCTTCAAGGTTATAGCGCGAAGCCAAATCTTCCCAGTCAGGCGCCGACGATCGTCGGGCCACCGCCTGGTCTTTGCCCGCGCTGACGCGGCGTTTCTCCCGGAGCGACCGCAATTGAAGATCGCGCACATTGCTCATCAGGACTCCGGCTATACGGGTCATCATGGGCAACCGGCTGTCGTGAGACCGCTCCTCACGGCCGAGCAAGCCCCCCGCGTCGCTTGCGATAATATGCGTACAGTCTTCCTCCAACAGTGCCTCAATTCCCTGATTGTCAAAGACACCGCCATCCGTCAAAGAAAGAACGCTGACCTTGCCAGGATCATAAAGCCCCAAAATCTTATAGGGTGGGAATACGGGAGGAAAATTGGCCGAAGCAGCCACAGCATCAGCTAACGTCAGTTTTTCCAAGCTCTCCGGCGCTGTCCAAGCAAAAGCCTCTGCGCTTCTGAAATAGTAAAGATCGAGAAGAAAACGATAAAGCGAGTGCAGAAAGTTAGAAATTTCTGCCATTTGGCCTTCCAATTTTTCGGCCATTGAAGCGTCGATGTCCTTCAACGCATTCCAAAGCCGATCACGGTGCTCGTGATGCGTGAAACCGTCGCGCCTGTCGACTTCATCCCATCCTCCTTCGTCTTGAAGGTACCAAGCAGCAAGCTTGGCCCGTCGAAGATGACTGAATTTTGAAAGGGCAAGATGACGCGAGGCGTCCCAATCGGACATTAACAGATGCAGGGTCGGATTATCCTCCATTTTCACTTGAATTTTGCTCATTTTCTCTCTAAACAAGGATGAAACAGTCTCTGTCGGAAATTCCTTCTCCTGGGCTAACACCTCTTGAACACTCACCCACCAGTAAAGGTGGCTAAAAACCGGGCGATCTATTTTTACCTCTTCTTGCCAGCGACCTACGCTCCGCTCCAAAGACTCGCCATCGCGATGAGCCAGACTCAGAAGCCATTTATAGTGTCTGATCAAATGAGCTTCATCCCGACGGATAAAACCCAATTCTGGATCACCGACTTCAACCAAAGTAAATCGGAACGGCTTGCCCGTGTTAAGACACGTGGCATTGATGATAAATTTGGGAATGCAATCGGGATTAACTGCGTTGAAACCCTCCAAGCCAGCGGCCAGACCGATTTGTTTTGGCTGATTTCTATCACGGAAAAACATGACGTCTTTTAAGGGGGCCCCGTCCGGTATCCTAAGCGATCGTGTCACCTTGCCGTATAGATGCCTGGCATAAATCAACGACATCAGCTTTCCCAAGCCCAGATTGGTACAAAACAGTCTGATGTTATCCCAAAGATCAAACAAAAGCCGGTTTCGAAGGCTTTTATTGACGCCTGAATAAAAGTCCCGCTCGACCTCGATGATTATCTGGACATAATCCGCTCCTGCCAGCGGTTTAGACGATTCCTCAAGACGCTTTTTTAAATGGAGAAGATATAAAGCGCCGACAATTGATCCGCCGGACACGGTGGATAAAACGCTTACGTGCCTCAAGAGATCAAGTTCAGCCAAACGCCTAAGTACCCCCAGGTGAAAAAGGGAGGCCCGGAATCCGCCCCCCGAGAGAGCGAGACCCAGCTTTCCGGGGCGTGGTTTGGTTGTCTGAGCGCTAGGATTAGGATTTGATGGATCGAGATTGAGTGATTGAACAAACGATATGATTTTTTCCAAAGAAATCGATTCGTCCGTCACGGTTCAATCACAACAGATATGGCGCCCAGAATGCGGCCGCCTCTGAAAAAAATTTGGAACGGGATAGCCATTGCTAAGGAGACGGCGGTCGAAATATACTCCCACCCCTTCCTCCAGACTTTCCTCCACCTCCAGCAGTTCCGCCGTCACCCCTAGAGGCACCTCTGCCTCCCTGATTTCCAAATCCGCCGCTACTGTCGGTATTCGTCCAAAACCATCCGCCGCCAGGCGGCGGAAAATACGAAGAAATCAAATACAAAATAAAACCAACCCCGAGGCCGATGGCATACCACGCCAAAAGCGTCTTGTCATCCCCCACAAATTTGACCACTGCGCCGCCAACCAACAAACCGATCACCGAGGTTAAAGTTTTTAATGTGAATTTTTCAAAACGTCGCACGAAATAACAGACCACCCAAAAAATAACAACGCCCAACGAAGCCGAACCGATCCGAGGAACCCATTCATCCATAAATCGCCTCCGCGCTATAAAAATTCTGCGAACACCGACTTCTTTGGTTCAAAATCATAATGTCTGCGCCACTTCATGGCAGTTACTTGTAATGAACCCGGGCGATCTTTTTGCCATTTTGCCTGAGGATTGAAATTGATTTAACGTTTGGCTCATCAAGCGTTGTCATAATCCACTTGCCAAAATCCTCATTGGACCAATCGTCAGATATAGGAAAGTCTTCACTTTTTTTGGGCATTTATTTGACCTCTTGGGCAACGTTTTTTAACGCCTTAATAATCCTTCTAAGCAGTTCGTCTTGAGACTTGCCAACGGAATGCCGAATCTTGGCCCGGGCAAAAGCATTGCCTGGATTCTTTTCTTCCTTCTTGTAACCTTCGTACAGGCCAAAAAATTCATCGCCAAGGCTTTTGGCGGCCTTTTCGTAAATATCGGCCTTTGTCGGATCATCCAGCCGGTCAATCTCGGCTCGTATGGCGACATAATCTTCCCGAATCTGCTCGAAGGGACGTTTAATCCCTAAAAGCCCGGATCGCGTAGCTATGGGAGCGCCCAAACTGCCATCTTTTTGCACCGAAAAATCAAAGCCAAGATAGCCGACCACTAATGGCCTAGGGAAGGTTTCCGAAAGGGTCACGCTGCGATGAGAACCCTGAAGTACCTTAAGCGCTCCTCCGGGAAGAGTCTTTTCCAGGCCCTCGTTAAGCTTTTGCCGCATCGTTTCGTAACCTTTGGCCGCGTCGGTGCTAGCTTCCGGAATGGCAACCGTTTTCTCGGCCCCACCTTTAGCTTCAGCGCCGCTGGTTCTGGTGTTAGTCATGGACACAACCACGCGGCCAGTAAGGTAGACTCGGTTAATAACTCGAAGGTAAATTTCATGGCCAGCAATCTCCTGAATCTGTTGGAGCATTTCGCGGTTCTTTTCCTGCTTCGCCCATCCCAAAACCTTATCCTGGAGTTCAGCCAGGGAAACGCCATAAGTATAGGCATCGGCAATGGTGACCGCGCCTGCAGCTGAATCAGTACGCATGAAGGAAAGTCCGATGGGAACGCCCTGGACGGGCAGCGCCAGCTTGGCCCCAACTCCTTTTTTGACCTCAAAAGCATAGCTGGGGAAGGCGGCTCGAGGCGCCAAACACCAATCCGTTTTCTCTATATCTAAAGTCGACCCCAAACTATCCCCCCGTGGCTTGCAGGCATCGGATTTTCGGGCCCTAGCTGTCTCCGGGAATTGCCAATGATGAGGGGTATTGGGCAATTTGTCAACGCCATATGATTCCTCATAAAAGCCGCCATAATCCAAGCCATGAAGACGGGCCAAATGTTGATCAAGCGGCAAAAATCCCTCCTCTTTGTACTGCTGGGTTTGCTTTTGAATAGGGGTTTCAACTAAAAAGATGTCCCCTGGTTGTAAATCCTCGGTCAACGGATAAACGGGGATAACCTGGCTCGCCCGAATCAACATGGACCAGTCCTTGGCCACGGTCTGCATTTGCTTCTCCATGGAGGCGCAGCCGGTAAACGTCAAAAGGGCAACCAACGAGACCAACGCTTCGGTGGTAAAGCGACCCTTATTCATACGCCTTTCAAAAGCATAACTTGCAAAATCAAATGCCGCCAGTGGTTTTCTAAATATTCGCTTAATTTATAGGATGCTGGACAAACCATATTCAAGCTTAAGCGTGTTTATTTGGAAAATCCAAGCAGGATTTTCCTGTGGGGGAAAAAATGAAAACCGCCGAGAGTTTCGTCACGCCGCTTAAATACATCGCCTTGGCAACGGCAATGTATTTCCTTCAGGGCTCAAGCTGCCATCGAACGTTCCGTGGAAGCACAGCGTCGCCATCAGGACCGATCTTAAGCGATTCAAAACTGCTAATTGACCAAAGAGAGGGGCTGACTCGCGTCAATATCAAGGAGCAAAACGCCGATACGAAAGACATGATTTTTGAGCCCGATTATCTATTGAGGGGCCCTGACGGTTCGCGGTTTTGGGGTTTCATTATTACTATCGAAAACGCCGGGATGCCTTTGTTTCAAGGAAAAATCGAAAGATCAGACGGCTCCTGGCCTATCGCTCTCATCGCACCAACGACTATTTACACCCAAAATTATGATCCGCGCAGCAGCATTTCGAGGGAATTGGCATTCATTCTCAATAACGAAATACGGGCCAAACAAGAACTCTACAACGAACCGCCGGCAGCCATTGTGTGGCTTCAGCCATCTCACGTAAGATTTCCAATTCCATCCACAGATACTGCCCGCCATCGCCTAGGCCTTCTGATCCCCGATGAGATTGTTCCGGCTTATCCTGCAACAGCAACAGTCAAAATATTCACCAAACCGAACTCACCAGCTGTTTTCCAGCTGACAAAACAAGGAGTTGTGGATATATTGGCCATAGGCGAGTCTGTTGGCTGGGGTCAGGGACTCAATGAACGGAATAAGTTTCAAGCAATCGTGGCCCAAGCCATGGCCTCGGAGCTTGGCAGAGGCGCGCGTCTTTACCGATTTGCCCAATCCGGAGCCACGGTCGAAGACCCCGAGGGTCCTCCGGCCCCATGCACTCGAACCATCTTGGACAAGGAAATACCCGGAGAAATGGGCGATGACTATACCGACAACAAGGAACATCGCGGGACCCGTCTAGTTTGCCAGGCTGAGAGTTTCAAAGAGCACCCTTACGACCAAAAGTTGGACCTTATTTTAGTCAACGGTTGCCTCAATGACGTCTCCATCGAAAATCTGTTGTGTTTTTTCGCTTTCCCTAACTTTAAAGACAATTGCGCAGGCTCGGCCATCAACTTTTTTCCCCTCGATAATCCCCTCGATAGCTTCAGAGACGTGGTGGATGATAAATGCGGTTTTAGGGTCAAGGGTTTGTTGAACGTTTTAAAGCGAAGCTTTCCTGATACGCCTATTGTATTGATGGGTTATTATGCGTTCAAACCGGAATTCTTTGGCGGCTGGGAAAGGTTAAAGGCGCCATTCCCGGGATTGGGTCATAACTCTCCCGATGAACAAACGAGAACCAGAATCGAACAGCGCGCCGATTTATGGGAAACAAATACCAAGAGAGCCTTGGCTGGAGCGGTCCAGGAAGCCAATGGCCCGGACCCGCGGCAAAGAAACATTATTTTTGCGCCTGTTCGGCTGGATGGATTTCCACAACCGACTCTATGGGAATTGACGGACGGTCCTCTTCCATGGAATGATCCCACTCCCATTGATCCTATGGCTGACAACAGGCGCCCAATCTGCCGTATTTTAAAAAGAGCCAACGATCCCATATGTCTTTGGGCTTCCTTCGGCCATCCGAATCCCCAAGGCCATATCGCCTATGCCAAAGCTGCTGTTGATGCCTTGCAAAGTCTGGGAAAGCTTCCCCGAGGATCAGCGGATCCCGCCAAATGCATACCCGAGGCCAATCAGCCTAATCAAACCATGGGAATTTGCGGCGATATGGATGACGCTTACGATCCCAACTGTCTTTTGGCTAGATTTGAGGACCCGTCATGGAATTGCCCTCGATAAAATAGCCGAAAGATTCGCATAAATAGAGCCATCAGTCTGTGCGTTTTTTCGGCTGTTGTTTTAATCGGCTCATTTTTCAATCTTGAGGCAGGGGAATACAAGGTCTTTTTTGGCAACCTGCATAGTACAGCCTTCCAGGTTCCCATGAAATCCAACGTTAGCTGTTAAAAATGGATGAGGAACAGCGCAGACTCTACGAAGTGATCCATAAATAGCCCGGGTGTCCCAATGCGGAAGTCAGGGGATAAGCGCCAGCATGACGCCGAACATCTTACGGATTGCGATCCGGAGGGATTGCGTCAAAATTACGACTTTATGACTAATTTGCATCAAAAAACTATCGGTCGGTTTGACGCAATCCCTGGCTCTTTCGTCCAATGACCACCAAGCTGATAAATGCTTCATTAACGCCGTCCACGTCCAACAAACGCTCAGCCAAAGCGTGGCGCACGGAGTACGTGGTGCAGGCGCCAAGGCCCAAGCCAGCAGCCGCTTGATAAAAGGCCTGCGAAAGATGGCCGAATTCCCCAAAAATCGCCCTTAAACCGAAGTCGTGCCTGTATTTCCAGCTTGTGCGCTCAAAAACAGAGGTCACCATGAGCACAGCGGCACAATTTTTCATCCAATTCTGACGGCAGGCGGATTCCCAAACTTGATTGTAAAACCGTCCCGGCCGCAAAAACTCAAGAGCATGTTTGTCGACGTTGTAATGATAGACGCCGGGCTTTAGACCGCGGACATTGAAAACAACCGGATAAACCTCAAGGGGATGGCGGTACCCCGCGGAATAATACCCCTTGACCAAAAGCTTCCCAAAAATCCCCCCATCAATTATCGAGCGTTTGCCGCAAGCTACATACAAAAGCTCGTTTAATTGCTCAAGAGCCAGAGGCTTTTTCGCAAAATGCCTGGTATTGATAATTTTCATGGCAACCCGACTGTCCGGAGCGAGCTTTGCCAGTTTGGGAAGGACGATTTGAGCCGCCTGGGGGTAGGATTTCAAAACTGGTGGCATCGGATCAGGAGCAATAATCCGGCGCGCATAGCGCATCCGCTCGGACTTGGACACAGGATTAAGGTGGGCGTTTTGGGTGCTAAAGAAAAAATGCCTGGCGGCCGCACCCCATTTCCAGCGGCCGAACTCCACTTGAGTTTTGTTTAACTTGCGGCGAAGGAACCCTAGGCCGGCTAAAGAACGCAAAGCGCGTCGAGCGCTAGGGCTGGGGTTCCCGCTTCCGGTACTTTGAAGCAATTCGATAGTCTTAGGAGCGACAACAGCCCGTTTTTTAGAAAGATAATCTTCGCAAATGAGCGAATCGTTTTCCCAATAAAGAACCAAAGACGGCGAACGCTTCAAACCGTTTTTCATGTCAGGCGGCAGCGTTGGTTCGCGCCGGCGGTGTGATCGATAGAATTGGTTTGCGGCTACTCGTTAAAAACGCGACGACATAAATCAGACATAGAACCACGAGTCCAGTGCCGCCGAATAGGGTCCAGTAAGCAGGAAGATTGCCCGCCTGTGCCGCCCAACCCAGGGCCACCCCGCCTCCTGCGCTGCCCAAGGCGCTGCCGGCGGCCACAGTGGAGCCAAATAGGCCGAAGGCGAACCCAGCGCGCTCACGGCCTAATAACTGCGCGACGAGCGCGGATTGCGAAGGCACGACTAATGCCTCACCCATGGTGGATACCAAAGTCAGCATGGCTAGAGCGGCCATGCCTTGCGCGGGCCCATAGAAGCCTAGAGCAGCAAAGGAAGCGACAAAAATAAGGCTGCCGGCAAAATAAAAGCCAAGCATAACACTGCGGGAGCTGTGGGTAATCCAACGGCCGACCAACGGAGTGAGCAACACGATCAGAACACTTTGACCGGTGTAGTAATAGGACGTTCCCTGAACAAAACGAAAGTGATCGGCGAAATGTTTCGCGATTCCGATTTCCGTCCATTTAAAAATCGCACTGAAGGTGAAAACGAAAGCCAAGAAGGCGACGCCGAATGCGCCAAGCCGGGAAGTCCCAGCGCCGGGTCCCGCGACTGCAGCGGCCTGCTTAATCGTCGAATCGGATGGTATGAAGCGCCACACGATCGCGCACCCGATTGAGTAGACCGCGACCATAGCCAAAAGCGCGCCGGCGTAATTTTGTTGGGATACGAATGGAAGTGAGATGACCGGACCCAGGGCATAGCCGATATTTTCAATTGAGTGCACGCTCGCAAAATTTTTGGCGTACGTTTTTTCTTCGGATAAATTGGCGACGCAGGAGCGGAAAGTAACGTTTAAAACGCTCACGCCCAGGCCGGAAATGATAGCTCCCACATAAAGCGTTATCGGATTTCCCAAGTCATTGATGAACGCCAGTGTCCCCGCCGCCAAAGCGGCCAGGGAATAAAAGAACATGGGTTTTATCCCCGTCGCTCCGACAACGGCGCCGCCCAAGAGACCTCCAACAATAGGCACCAGGAGCCGCAAGGCGATCACGCTGCCCGCAACCGCCTCGGAATAACCCAGGCCAACCGTCAAATGCAGCAACAAAAAGGGATTGCCGGCGGCATAAGCCGCGGCCTGAAGCAGGCGGACCAAGTAAACGGCCCGCAGGGGACTCAGTACGTTATTCATAAATAAAATCTGCGCCCATTGAAGGGCGCTGGGCTTTATCAGCCAAGTATCGTGTTCATGCGCTCAACTTTAACCGGCAGCCGCCTAATAGCGTACTTTGATCGGGCTGCTGATTTGGCGCTCTTTGATTTCTTCAACGATTTCTTCATAACCCTCCTCATGTGTCGGAAACGCTAAAAAGCGTTTCGCTTTTTTTGGCGATCCTTTTGACTTTAAACGCAGACATTAAGGGCTTTTTGGCCGCCTTGCCGCGGTTTCTTTTTCCCTTCAACATTCCGGCCTCCTTTTTTGACTGATTTGATCTTGTCGAGCCATCGCTTAAGCTCGGAAAATTGATTGCATAGAGCCTCTCCTGCACCATTTTCGGAGGACCAGCCCGCAACAACTCGCTCAAAAGCCGCGATGCGGTCTTTCCCGGGCGTCCCCGCTGCGCTGTCTGGAACCAAAAACGGAGAGGGCCCTTTTGTCTTGAGGAAGTTGGCCAGCGTAAAGGCGTAAAGCAGGCGCAAGAATTTAAAATCCCTATCCTGCGAAGCCAAGATATCGAGCAGCCAGTCGCATACCCGCTCCCAATTCGGCGTGGCCTCTGGTGCATAACTGTTAAAGTCAAGCCGGCTGGCCTCTTCACGCTTAAAAAACTGGAAATAGGTAAGGTTAAAGTCCAATGCTTTCGGGTTGTCGCGAAGGCGTTGGACATAAATCTCAAGCGCCTTTTCCTCCCCTCTATAGCCCAGGGCCATGGCCGCGGCCAACAATACCAGTTCGCGCCTACCCTTGGCTTCCTCGAAAGCGTTCCATAGAAGCTCGCGGACCTCGGGCAAGTCCACAAAGGCCAATGAATGAAGAGTCTGCGTGATAGAAGTCTCCAAAGATGGGTCCTCGCTTTGAAGGCATTCACTCCATATCGTGCGGTAAAGAACGCGACTGACCTCGAAATAGCGCCTTTTCTCTTCATCCGGAAGACGCCCCAGAGCCTGAAAAAGATAGCGGCTCACATTGTTGTAGCGCCAGGGGACGAGCACCGTTTCTCTTGCGATTTTATAGTCGCCGTTGGCCATGACGCGCAAAATGTATTTCGCCGCAAAAAGATGGTCATAAGGCTCGGCCACCATGATCCAACCGCCCTGCTCATCGTGCTCGATAAAAGGAAGCTGAAGAAGAAACATGAATATTTCCGTGTGTTTTTCTGCTAAATAAGGAGCGCAGTTTTGGATTATTTCATGCGCGTCTTTAACCGGCAAAGCGCGCCAAAGCCCCATTTGGCAGCGCTTGAACACCTCCCAGGAAAGGCGCATCAAAATCGAAGAAACTATGTCCGTCATCCAAGAAGCGTTGGCCTTAGCCGCGGCATGGCCCATGAGATATGAGCTCATAAAATCAAGGAATTCGTATTCGCTTTGCGGGATGCGCCCTTCTTTGGCCATGACAAAATTAGCCATGGCCAGCACTGCCAACGGCGTGATTCTCCGAACGCGCGTTTTTTCCACGATTTGCTCGGCTGGAAGCCGGGATAGACGCGATTGGGCCTCATGAAGGATAAAGTCTTTGGACTTACCGCTCGCCTGAATGATCCGGCGAAGAAAGGCCCGGTAGGCGGCGATGTCCCAGGCCGGGATTTCGCTCTGCCAGAAGGGACCGCGGGTCAGTTCATCGATCGTTCCCCTTTTCTTGAACGTCTCAAGAAAGGCGGGCGTCATGGTCAAAACCACGAAATTTTTGCGGGCCAACTGCCAAAAGAGCCGGACCCCGGGGTTAAAAAAATCCAGGCAGCCGGGGTTTTCATGGACGCCGTCAATAAAAAGCGTCAAGCGCCCTTGCTTAAGCAATGCCTCAAGCCGCTCGCCCATGGCCCGCTCAACGCCCGGTTGGCCGGCCCAAAACGGGGCGCTGCCGGACCAATCAAATTTCAAAGACTTTGCATTAAGGTAAAGGGCCTCCTTATTCCAAAGCCCGAGTTCGTTCCAACGGGATAAGAGACGGTAAAGAACCGCTGTTTTCCCGGCACTCGCATCGCCCATCAATAGCGCAACGCCCTGGTGCTCCGTTTTGATCAGGTGCTCAAGCCGGGAGACGACGCTGAATGGTTTTTTGGCGCTTTTATCCTGAAAATC is from Elusimicrobiota bacterium and encodes:
- a CDS encoding patatin-like phospholipase family protein; amino-acid sequence: MSFVQSLNLDPSNPNPSAQTTKPRPGKLGLALSGGGFRASLFHLGVLRRLAELDLLRHVSVLSTVSGGSIVGALYLLHLKKRLEESSKPLAGADYVQIIIEVERDFYSGVNKSLRNRLLFDLWDNIRLFCTNLGLGKLMSLIYARHLYGKVTRSLRIPDGAPLKDVMFFRDRNQPKQIGLAAGLEGFNAVNPDCIPKFIINATCLNTGKPFRFTLVEVGDPELGFIRRDEAHLIRHYKWLLSLAHRDGESLERSVGRWQEEVKIDRPVFSHLYWWVSVQEVLAQEKEFPTETVSSLFREKMSKIQVKMEDNPTLHLLMSDWDASRHLALSKFSHLRRAKLAAWYLQDEGGWDEVDRRDGFTHHEHRDRLWNALKDIDASMAEKLEGQMAEISNFLHSLYRFLLDLYYFRSAEAFAWTAPESLEKLTLADAVAASANFPPVFPPYKILGLYDPGKVSVLSLTDGGVFDNQGIEALLEEDCTHIIASDAGGLLGREERSHDSRLPMMTRIAGVLMSNVRDLQLRSLREKRRVSAGKDQAVARRSSAPDWEDLASRYNLEAVVFFHMNSNPNDGKPDPNQPRPLPAHPDQEEIAHLRTDLDLFNQIEQESLIYHGYQLADRFVRRFIPGSFIQGTLIPQAPFPLAGSQAERKRMTEILKAGGASLFRLGKVFPMVRCSMLGALLVSLALSLSQISLAEAGHWLMKALTWAIRHPFFVPAIKIPLERWWSSLVVFGFFSLLGFFWIRWPAIELGLIKFFLLIMRDMGWRRYLYATRIASIIGLLRYNILWVFWLMPLLLSLVVWLIAALLWIIDGFLWAKIGRR
- a CDS encoding HEAT repeat domain-containing protein, yielding MSPINLGSIGLLADVPCKKLLKPRVLVFAVFFSGISTLCAITDTEARPSKAAKAYSGLTNADLNAHPSASGKDVIGLVQDLKNPDKGISGRAAHSLIQMGPRAKEAVPHLVVLLNDTDFYVWATAAKILGQIGPVAQASIPALGKSLKAQDLDVKFNSAEALVNISPTSKKAVPILLQALESGNPDYRIRAAIALGDVLPVSQKIVSALAMAATDSWATVRRAAVESLGKIGLKAKKAEAALIKVLDDEDGEIRAKAADALSAIGTPTAKEAVQEFRVNEKTRKPPVQTYQPLNVK
- a CDS encoding MFS transporter, which translates into the protein MNNVLSPLRAVYLVRLLQAAAYAAGNPFLLLHLTVGLGYSEAVAGSVIALRLLVPIVGGLLGGAVVGATGIKPMFFYSLAALAAGTLAFINDLGNPITLYVGAIISGLGVSVLNVTFRSCVANLSEEKTYAKNFASVHSIENIGYALGPVISLPFVSQQNYAGALLAMVAVYSIGCAIVWRFIPSDSTIKQAAAVAGPGAGTSRLGAFGVAFLAFVFTFSAIFKWTEIGIAKHFADHFRFVQGTSYYYTGQSVLIVLLTPLVGRWITHSSRSVMLGFYFAGSLIFVASFAALGFYGPAQGMAALAMLTLVSTMGEALVVPSQSALVAQLLGRERAGFAFGLFGSTVAAGSALGSAGGGVALGWAAQAGNLPAYWTLFGGTGLVVLCLIYVVAFLTSSRKPILSITPPARTNAAA
- a CDS encoding SagB/ThcOx family dehydrogenase — protein: MKNGLKRSPSLVLYWENDSLICEDYLSKKRAVVAPKTIELLQSTGSGNPSPSARRALRSLAGLGFLRRKLNKTQVEFGRWKWGAAARHFFFSTQNAHLNPVSKSERMRYARRIIAPDPMPPVLKSYPQAAQIVLPKLAKLAPDSRVAMKIINTRHFAKKPLALEQLNELLYVACGKRSIIDGGIFGKLLVKGYYSAGYRHPLEVYPVVFNVRGLKPGVYHYNVDKHALEFLRPGRFYNQVWESACRQNWMKNCAAVLMVTSVFERTSWKYRHDFGLRAIFGEFGHLSQAFYQAAAGLGLGACTTYSVRHALAERLLDVDGVNEAFISLVVIGRKSQGLRQTDR